One genomic window of Elaeis guineensis isolate ETL-2024a chromosome 2, EG11, whole genome shotgun sequence includes the following:
- the LOC105038741 gene encoding AP2-like ethylene-responsive transcription factor At1g16060 — protein sequence MATPPQDSSPSVKCNKRRRREMASPAIATDPSGEIIDQPATSSTVKRSSRFRGVSRHRWTGRFEAHLWDKGSWNATQRKKGKQVYLGAYDEEEAAARAYDLAALKYWGPTTITNFPVSDYEKEIQIMQNVTKEEYLASIRRNSSGFSRGMSKYRGVARHHHNGRWEARIGRVFGNKYLYLGTYSTQEEAAHAYDIAAIEYRGINAVTNFDLSTYIRWLRPGATNALNITQEQHVNGEAHAVQPPTNLFSTAKSETFLHCNPFVAENMISSCKEEFVPHEFPGELPGGNSSSKSSSTALSLLLKSSMFRQLVEKNTSALNEEIEEEDLKDWKQQLGADNENQGIFYEGIADVPYGYFPNGDNGRGIELQESVSYYEQSEQSIWNDIESIPSLQ from the exons ATGGCAACCCCTCCACAGGACAGCAGTCCATCCGTCAAGTGCAACAAGAGGCGGCGGCGGGAGATGGCATCGCCGGCGATTGCAACCGATCCCAGTGGGGAGATCATTGATCAGCCTGCTACCAGCAGCACTGTTAAAAGAAGTTCAAGGTTTCGCGGGGTTAGCAG GCACCGATGGACAGGCCGTTTTGAGGCCCATTTGTGGGACAAAGGTTCCTGGAATGCCACGCAGAGGAAGAAGGGGAAACAAG TTTACCTTGGAGCTTATGATGAGGAAGAAGCAGCAGCAAGAGCTTATGACCTTGCTGCACTCAAGTATTGGGGGCCTACCACCATCACAAACTTCCCG GTTTCTGACTATGAAAAAGAGATACAAATAATGCAGAATGTGACTAAAGAAGAGTATCTAGCCTCAATAAGGAG GAATAGTAGCGGTTTCTCACGAGGTATGTCCAAATACCGTGGAGTTGCAAG GCACCATCACAATGGAAGGTGGGAAGCAAGGATTGGAAGGGTTTTTGGAAACAAGTACCTCTATCTTGGCACTTACA GTACTCAGGAGGAGGCAGCTCATGCATATGACATCGCAGCAATTGAGTATAGAGGGATCAATGCTgtgaccaattttgacctgagTACATATATCAGATGGCTAAGGCCAGGGGCCACCAATGCCTTGAATATTACCCAAGAGCAACATGTCAATGGTGAAGCTCATGCAGTGCAACCACCCACCAACCTCTTTTCAACAGCCAAATCCGAAACATTCTTGCACTGCAACCCCTTTGTCGCAgagaatatgatctcatcatgtaaGGAAGAGTTTGTACCTCATGAGTTCCCTGGTGAGCTCCCTGGTGGTAACTCAAGCAGCAAGTCTTCCTCTACTGCACTAAGCCTCCTACTGAAGTCCTCAATGTTTAGGCAACTTGTGGAGAAGAATACTAGTGCACTCAATGAAGAGATTGAGGAGGAGGATTTGAAGGATTGGAAACAACAGCTGGGAGCTGATAATGAAAACCAGGGGATCTTTTACGAAGGAATTGCTGATGTGCCATATGGTTACTTCCCAAATGGTGACAACGGACGGGGAATTGAGCTACAGGAGAGTGTTTCCTACTATGAGCAAAGTGAGCAGTCAATATGGAATGACATAGAGAGTATACCCTCACTGCAATAG